Proteins encoded by one window of Lutibacter sp. A64:
- a CDS encoding BatA domain-containing protein, with protein MHFKNPEILYALILLIIPILVHLFQLQRFVKIPFTNVKFLKNIEQQTRKSARIKKLLILLTRMLAFACLILAFAQPYFSDFSSDKKFATNIYLDNSFSMQAKGENGEILKSTIQKIIEQSNFLTTELSIFTNDKNLVNLDAENLKNELIKLKYSPNKLNLYSAILKLRSSIDTKSNTLNKNILISDFQNINLENTNDITNVDSSIHFLKVTPKSILNIFIDSLFISSKNTSEIKLNVLIKSTKNNSENVPVSLLNNSKLIGKATAKFNNSKNANVEFTIPNGTDFNGKISITDTNLEFDNDFYFTLSKPEKINVLAIGKSSNFLSKIYTKNEFNYTTTPLQNLNYNTIQNQDLIILNELEEFSTALITSLKEFYFNGGNLVLIPSEKTSITSYNSLLQNLNIGTIQMPISKEHKITSINYKHPIIKDVFEKRIDNFQYPKTSLHFKNNFKNSTSILKFDNNQPFITSTSSKNSNFYWVASPLNKEISDFVQSPLVVPTFYNFAKNSANFSQLYYTISPETNIAIKASLKKDAILKISDGNSEFIPLQQVLQNKVTISLENTILKSGIYTVNNKETPIKTIAFNYNRAESDLNYLDLNTLKNSNKHIKISTSVSSLFNEINNQQKINWLFKWFLAFSVLFLLIEMLLLKYFKI; from the coding sequence ATGCATTTTAAAAACCCTGAAATTTTATACGCGCTAATATTGCTTATTATACCTATATTAGTACATTTATTTCAGTTGCAACGCTTTGTAAAAATACCTTTTACAAACGTAAAATTTTTAAAAAATATTGAGCAACAAACTCGTAAAAGTGCACGTATAAAAAAGTTGTTAATTCTACTAACAAGAATGCTCGCTTTTGCCTGTTTAATTTTGGCTTTTGCTCAACCATATTTTTCAGATTTTTCTTCTGATAAAAAATTTGCTACCAACATTTATTTAGACAATTCTTTTAGCATGCAAGCTAAGGGTGAAAATGGTGAAATATTAAAAAGTACAATTCAAAAAATTATTGAACAAAGCAATTTTTTAACTACAGAATTATCGATCTTTACAAATGATAAAAATTTAGTAAACTTAGACGCAGAAAATTTAAAAAATGAACTAATAAAACTAAAATACAGTCCTAATAAATTAAATTTATATAGTGCAATATTAAAATTAAGAAGTTCTATAGACACTAAAAGCAATACTCTAAATAAAAATATTTTAATATCTGATTTTCAAAACATTAATTTAGAAAACACAAATGACATTACAAATGTAGACTCGTCAATTCATTTTTTAAAAGTCACACCAAAATCTATTTTAAATATTTTTATAGATAGTTTGTTTATAAGCAGTAAGAACACTTCTGAAATTAAACTAAATGTTCTTATTAAAAGTACTAAAAACAATTCAGAAAACGTTCCAGTATCATTACTCAATAATTCAAAATTAATTGGAAAAGCAACTGCTAAATTTAATAATTCTAAAAATGCTAATGTAGAATTTACCATTCCAAATGGCACAGATTTTAATGGTAAAATTTCAATAACCGATACTAATTTAGAATTCGATAACGACTTCTATTTCACCCTTTCAAAACCAGAAAAAATAAATGTATTAGCTATTGGAAAATCATCTAATTTTTTATCAAAAATTTATACTAAAAACGAATTTAATTATACTACTACTCCACTTCAAAATTTAAATTACAATACAATTCAAAATCAAGATTTAATAATTTTAAATGAACTCGAAGAATTTTCAACTGCATTAATTACAAGTTTAAAAGAATTCTATTTTAACGGTGGAAATTTAGTTTTAATTCCTTCAGAAAAAACTAGTATTACATCTTACAATTCACTATTACAAAATTTAAATATTGGCACTATACAAATGCCAATTTCTAAAGAACACAAGATTACAAGTATTAATTATAAGCATCCAATTATTAAAGATGTTTTTGAAAAAAGAATAGACAATTTTCAATATCCAAAAACCAGTTTACATTTTAAAAATAATTTTAAAAATAGCACCAGTATCTTAAAATTTGACAACAATCAACCTTTTATAACCTCTACTTCATCTAAAAATAGTAATTTTTATTGGGTAGCTTCACCTTTAAATAAAGAAATTTCAGACTTTGTACAATCACCGTTAGTAGTTCCAACATTTTATAATTTTGCTAAAAACAGTGCTAATTTTTCTCAATTATATTACACCATTTCACCCGAAACAAATATTGCTATTAAAGCTTCCTTAAAAAAAGATGCTATTTTAAAAATTTCTGATGGCAATTCTGAATTTATTCCACTGCAACAAGTTTTACAAAATAAGGTTACCATCTCTTTAGAAAATACCATTTTAAAAAGTGGTATTTACACAGTCAACAATAAAGAAACACCTATAAAAACAATAGCTTTCAACTATAATAGAGCTGAAAGTGATTTAAACTATCTCGACTTAAATACATTAAAAAATAGCAATAAACATATAAAAATTTCTACTTCAGTTTCATCTCTGTTTAATGAAATTAACAATCAACAAAAAATCAATTGGCTTTTTAAGTGGTTTTTAGCTTTTTCTGTACTATTTTTGTTAATTGAAATGCTGCTATTAAAATATTTCAAAATATGA
- a CDS encoding dihydroorotase, which produces MNLLIKSATIIDPTSPFHNKNQDILIENGKISKISNSLDNPKNYKEIKLDNLHISQGWFDTSVCFGEPGFEERETIENGLKTAAKSGFTAVAVNPNTYPVADNKSAIEFIKNKGTNSATSLYPIGSLTKKTKSEDLAELFDMQNSGAIAFSDYNKPIENANLLKIALQYAQNFDALVLSFPQDNSIAQNGLVNEHINSTKLGLKGTPALAEELQITRDLYLLEYTGGKLHIPTISTAKSVKLIKEAKKNGLNVSCSVAAHHLVLTDDELVNFDSNTKVLPPLRTLNDIKALRKGVKDGVIDIITSDHNPIDIEHKKVEYSSAKYGTIGLESLFGALNNVIPLETLITCLTTNPKNRFGIEKSSINENEIANLTLFNPEFKYKFTVNNICSISKNSIFLNKNMNGKVYGIISNKKVLL; this is translated from the coding sequence ATGAATTTACTTATAAAATCTGCAACTATTATTGACCCAACTAGTCCGTTTCATAATAAAAATCAAGATATTTTAATTGAAAACGGAAAAATCTCAAAAATTTCAAACTCTTTAGACAATCCTAAAAACTATAAAGAAATTAAATTAGACAATTTACATATTTCTCAAGGTTGGTTTGATACTAGTGTTTGTTTTGGTGAGCCTGGATTTGAAGAACGAGAAACTATAGAGAACGGTTTAAAAACAGCAGCTAAAAGTGGTTTTACCGCTGTTGCTGTAAACCCTAACACTTATCCAGTTGCCGATAATAAATCTGCCATAGAATTCATAAAAAACAAAGGAACTAATAGTGCTACAAGCTTATACCCTATTGGAAGCCTAACAAAAAAAACTAAAAGTGAAGATCTTGCTGAATTATTTGATATGCAAAATTCTGGCGCTATAGCTTTTAGCGATTATAATAAACCAATAGAAAACGCCAATTTATTAAAAATTGCCTTACAATACGCCCAAAATTTTGACGCCTTAGTATTAAGTTTTCCTCAAGACAATTCTATTGCACAAAATGGCTTGGTAAATGAACATATTAATAGCACCAAACTTGGTTTAAAAGGCACACCCGCTTTAGCTGAAGAATTACAAATTACACGCGATTTATATTTATTAGAATATACAGGAGGTAAATTACATATTCCTACAATTTCAACTGCAAAATCTGTAAAACTTATTAAAGAGGCTAAAAAAAATGGACTTAATGTTAGCTGTAGTGTGGCTGCACATCATTTAGTTTTAACAGACGATGAATTAGTTAACTTTGATTCAAATACCAAAGTTTTACCGCCTTTAAGAACCTTAAACGATATAAAAGCTTTAAGAAAAGGTGTAAAAGACGGTGTTATAGATATAATTACCAGTGACCACAACCCTATTGATATTGAACATAAAAAAGTAGAATACAGTAGCGCCAAATATGGAACTATAGGTTTAGAAAGTTTATTTGGAGCATTAAACAACGTAATTCCTTTAGAAACTTTAATTACCTGTTTAACTACGAACCCAAAAAACAGATTTGGAATTGAAAAATCTTCAATAAACGAAAATGAAATTGCGAACCTAACACTTTTTAACCCAGAGTTTAAGTATAAATTCACTGTAAATAACATTTGTTCAATCTCTAAAAATTCCATATTTTTAAATAAAAATATGAATGGAAAAGTTTATGGTATAATTTCAAACAAAAAAGTACTATTATAA
- a CDS encoding DUF4870 domain-containing protein has protein sequence MQNQTVNEGKTTAIISYITWIGTLIAFIMNNSKKNTFAAFHIRQMIGLSIFSLINGFVIGRFLGVWASGAVGIALFVLWIIGFIGAIQGEEKKVPLVGDLFQDWFKGI, from the coding sequence ATGCAAAATCAAACAGTAAACGAAGGAAAAACAACCGCAATTATTAGCTACATTACTTGGATAGGTACTTTAATTGCTTTTATTATGAATAATAGCAAAAAAAATACTTTTGCAGCTTTCCATATTAGACAAATGATCGGATTAAGTATTTTTTCTCTAATAAATGGATTTGTTATTGGCCGTTTTCTTGGTGTATGGGCTTCAGGGGCAGTAGGTATTGCGTTATTTGTTCTTTGGATTATTGGATTTATTGGAGCAATACAAGGTGAAGAAAAAAAAGTACCTTTAGTTGGAGACTTATTTCAAGACTGGTTTAAAGGAATTTAA
- a CDS encoding alpha/beta hydrolase: MEKLTLQYISREPNTVTEKTSLLILLHGYGSNEEDLFSFATELPEDLIIVSARAPQNLGFGSYAWYTINFTADAGKFSDIPEALEARELIATFIDEVQNKYKISPEKTFLLGFSQGTILSYSVALNYPEKVQKIIALSGYIIPDLLPSNIEDKDYSKLDFFISHGSVDQVIPLEWANKAPDFLNHLNIKNSFQEYQVGHGVAPNNFFDFKQWIEERL, translated from the coding sequence ATGGAGAAATTAACACTACAATATATCTCAAGAGAACCAAATACAGTTACAGAAAAAACTTCGCTTTTAATACTTTTACACGGTTATGGCAGTAATGAAGAAGATTTATTTTCATTTGCTACTGAATTACCTGAAGATTTAATAATTGTTAGCGCTCGCGCACCACAAAATTTAGGTTTTGGAAGCTATGCTTGGTACACTATAAATTTTACTGCAGATGCCGGTAAATTTTCAGACATACCAGAAGCGCTAGAAGCCAGAGAATTAATTGCCACGTTTATTGATGAAGTTCAAAATAAATATAAAATTTCACCTGAAAAAACATTTTTACTAGGCTTTAGTCAAGGTACAATTTTAAGCTATTCAGTTGCTTTAAATTATCCTGAAAAAGTTCAAAAAATAATTGCTTTAAGCGGTTATATTATACCAGATTTATTACCTTCAAATATAGAAGATAAAGATTATAGCAAGTTAGATTTCTTTATCTCTCACGGAAGCGTAGATCAAGTAATTCCTTTAGAATGGGCAAATAAAGCTCCTGATTTTTTAAATCATTTAAACATTAAAAACAGCTTTCAAGAATATCAAGTAGGACATGGTGTTGCCCCTAATAACTTTTTCGATTTTAAACAATGGATTGAAGAAAGGCTTTAG
- a CDS encoding mechanosensitive ion channel family protein, with amino-acid sequence MNTLNNILNFEVFSIGDTTVKISKLVIIVLTIFIIKILLWVIKKALFRKHTITTLDTGTSYAIYQIIKYILYVAAIGFILENFGIKVTLLLAGSAALLVGVGLGLQQTFNDIVSGFILLTERSIKINDVLEVDNEVVKIESIGLRTSKALDRDDISIIIPNSLITTSKVINWSHQSQKTRFKIDVRVAYGSDVDLVLKILEESAFEHPEVFNRKLIEARLINFGYSSLDLQLLFFSKNVFRIERTKSGIRKIINRKFAENNIKIPFPQMDVHFKSNNSENQIDKT; translated from the coding sequence ATGAATACATTAAATAACATATTAAATTTTGAAGTTTTTAGTATTGGAGACACTACTGTGAAAATCTCAAAATTGGTAATTATAGTACTCACTATTTTTATTATAAAAATCCTTTTATGGGTTATAAAAAAAGCACTTTTCCGTAAACATACAATAACTACACTAGATACCGGAACATCGTACGCTATTTATCAAATTATAAAATACATTTTATATGTGGCAGCTATTGGCTTTATACTTGAAAATTTTGGTATAAAAGTCACTTTATTATTAGCCGGATCTGCCGCTTTACTAGTTGGTGTTGGGTTAGGATTGCAACAAACATTTAACGACATAGTTTCTGGTTTTATATTGCTTACCGAAAGATCTATTAAAATAAACGATGTTTTAGAGGTTGATAATGAAGTTGTAAAAATTGAAAGCATTGGTTTAAGAACTTCTAAAGCATTAGATAGAGATGATATTTCAATTATAATCCCTAATTCTTTAATAACCACAAGTAAAGTAATTAATTGGAGCCATCAATCTCAAAAAACAAGATTTAAAATTGATGTACGTGTAGCTTATGGCAGTGATGTTGATTTGGTTCTAAAAATTTTAGAAGAAAGTGCATTTGAACATCCAGAAGTTTTTAACAGAAAATTAATAGAAGCAAGATTAATTAATTTCGGCTACTCATCTTTAGATCTTCAATTGTTATTTTTTAGTAAAAATGTTTTTAGAATTGAGAGAACTAAAAGTGGAATACGAAAAATTATTAATAGAAAATTTGCCGAAAACAACATTAAAATTCCATTTCCACAAATGGATGTGCATTTTAAATCTAACAATTCTGAAAATCAAATAGATAAAACATAA
- the ppgK gene encoding polyphosphate--glucose phosphotransferase, whose product MIVLGIDIGGTGIKGALVDTKTGNLTTERHRIATPKPAKPEKVAKTIQKMINHFEWDGPVGCGFPTPLQHGKCLTGGNLHEDWKGTQVDLVFSEKTGNEYSIVNDADAAGLAEMSFGAGKDKKGTVIMITLGTGIGSGVFLDGKLLPNTELGHVLYKNGEVFEKYAADSVRKSEKLNRKEWGKRLNKYFKHIDLILSPDLFIVGGGASKKLGKFVNHIKIDTPIVAAEAENEAGIIGAAMAANFQIK is encoded by the coding sequence ATGATCGTTTTAGGAATTGATATTGGAGGTACAGGAATAAAAGGTGCTTTAGTAGATACAAAAACTGGAAATTTAACTACAGAAAGGCATAGAATTGCTACTCCAAAACCTGCAAAACCAGAAAAAGTTGCTAAAACAATTCAAAAAATGATTAACCATTTCGAATGGGATGGACCTGTTGGTTGTGGTTTCCCTACACCTCTACAACATGGTAAATGCCTTACTGGAGGAAATCTTCATGAAGATTGGAAAGGCACACAGGTTGATTTAGTTTTTTCGGAAAAAACAGGAAATGAATACTCCATTGTAAATGATGCAGATGCAGCTGGTTTAGCCGAAATGAGTTTTGGGGCTGGAAAAGATAAAAAAGGAACTGTTATTATGATTACTTTAGGTACAGGAATAGGTTCTGGAGTATTTTTAGATGGAAAATTATTACCTAATACTGAATTAGGACATGTACTTTATAAAAATGGTGAAGTTTTTGAGAAATACGCTGCAGACTCCGTTAGAAAAAGCGAGAAGCTAAATAGAAAAGAATGGGGTAAAAGATTAAATAAATACTTTAAACATATAGATTTAATCCTTTCTCCAGATTTATTTATTGTAGGTGGCGGTGCTAGTAAAAAACTAGGGAAATTTGTAAATCATATAAAAATTGATACTCCTATTGTAGCTGCCGAAGCTGAAAACGAAGCCGGGATTATTGGAGCTGCAATGGCTGCTAACTTTCAAATTAAATAA
- a CDS encoding DUF58 domain-containing protein has translation MKIIKSIYIHQRFFVYISIISALFLVSFWLPILYSLAWILVTIIAALLFSDLILLFNSKKGIDARRILTEKFSNSDENPISITINNKYAFNIEAKIIDELPNQFQKRDFEHIANLKSQENYNFEYEVIPVERGEYHFGNLNIFVSSPLKIIARRFKFQENEMVAVYPSYIQMKKYEFLAMSNRLTAFGLKKIRKIGHTLEFEQIKNYIAGDDVRTINWKATAKHSQLMVNQYQDEKSQPIYSIIDLGRVMKMPFEELKLLDYAINSALAFSNIALRKNDKAGLITFAKKVDTIVAASNKKTHLNVINEALYNITTKYNDADFGYLYAVIKRKVTQRSLLILYTNFEHISSLKRQLPFLKAIAKYHLLVVVFFENTELDILIQEDAEDLQTIYHKTIAEKFAYEKRLIVKELERNGIYGILTKPKNLTVNVINKYLEFKAKGFI, from the coding sequence TTGAAAATTATTAAAAGCATATACATACATCAACGTTTTTTTGTTTACATAAGCATTATTTCAGCGTTATTTTTGGTTTCTTTTTGGCTACCAATATTGTATAGCTTGGCTTGGATTTTAGTAACTATTATTGCAGCCTTGCTTTTTAGTGATTTAATATTGTTATTTAATTCTAAAAAAGGAATTGATGCACGTAGAATTTTAACTGAAAAGTTTTCTAATTCAGATGAAAATCCAATTTCAATAACTATAAATAATAAGTATGCATTTAATATTGAAGCTAAAATAATTGATGAATTACCAAATCAATTTCAAAAAAGAGATTTTGAACATATTGCAAATCTAAAATCGCAAGAAAATTATAATTTCGAATATGAAGTTATTCCTGTAGAACGTGGAGAATATCATTTTGGTAATTTAAATATTTTTGTATCTTCACCTTTAAAAATTATTGCCAGACGCTTTAAATTTCAAGAAAATGAAATGGTTGCTGTATATCCATCTTATATTCAAATGAAAAAATATGAATTTTTAGCAATGAGCAACCGTTTAACAGCATTCGGATTAAAAAAAATAAGGAAAATAGGACATACCTTAGAATTTGAACAAATTAAAAATTACATAGCAGGAGATGATGTTAGAACAATAAATTGGAAAGCCACAGCTAAGCATTCTCAGTTAATGGTTAATCAATATCAAGACGAGAAATCGCAACCTATTTATTCTATTATAGATTTAGGTAGAGTGATGAAAATGCCTTTTGAAGAATTAAAACTATTGGATTATGCTATAAATTCTGCCTTGGCTTTCTCTAATATTGCCCTTAGGAAAAATGACAAAGCAGGTTTAATAACTTTTGCTAAAAAAGTAGATACAATAGTAGCTGCAAGTAATAAAAAAACACATTTAAATGTTATAAATGAAGCTTTATATAACATAACTACTAAATATAACGATGCAGATTTTGGATATTTGTATGCTGTAATTAAACGAAAAGTTACGCAGCGTAGTTTGTTAATTTTATATACAAACTTTGAGCATATTTCATCTTTAAAGCGTCAATTGCCATTTTTAAAAGCCATTGCTAAATATCACTTATTAGTTGTTGTATTTTTTGAAAATACAGAATTAGATATTTTAATTCAAGAAGATGCAGAAGATTTGCAAACTATTTATCATAAAACAATTGCAGAAAAATTTGCCTATGAAAAAAGATTGATTGTTAAAGAATTAGAGCGTAATGGTATTTATGGAATACTTACAAAGCCCAAAAATTTAACAGTTAACGTTATTAATAAATACTTAGAATTTAAAGCTAAGGGATTTATTTAA
- a CDS encoding AAA family ATPase, translating into MENNDLNFENRIDLEKLKNAVIQIKAELGKIIVGQENFIDLLIVALLADGHVLIEGVPGVAKTITAKLLAKTIDTGFSRLQFTPDLMPSDVLGTSVLNMKNSEFEFREGPIFSNLVLIDEINRAPAKTQAALFEVMEERQISIDGTTYKMKPPFMVLATQNPIEQEGTYALPEAQLDRFLFKIDVGYPNLDEEILILKSHQDRKGTLPQNLITSLLSEADLLEYKNKVFEVLVEEKIMRYIAQIITKTRNHPHLYLGGSPRASIAILNASKAYAAINGRDFVIPEDIKKVIFPVLRHRLILTPEREMEGLTTDKVIEMIVQSVEVPR; encoded by the coding sequence ATGGAAAATAACGATTTGAATTTTGAAAATAGAATAGATTTAGAAAAATTAAAAAATGCAGTAATTCAAATTAAAGCAGAATTAGGTAAAATTATTGTAGGTCAAGAAAATTTTATAGATTTATTAATTGTTGCATTATTGGCTGATGGTCATGTACTTATTGAAGGTGTGCCAGGCGTAGCAAAAACAATTACAGCTAAATTGTTAGCAAAAACTATAGATACTGGTTTTAGTAGATTACAATTTACGCCAGATTTAATGCCAAGTGATGTGTTAGGAACTTCGGTTTTAAATATGAAAAATTCTGAATTTGAATTTAGAGAAGGCCCTATTTTTTCTAACTTAGTTTTAATAGATGAAATAAATAGAGCTCCAGCAAAAACACAAGCTGCTTTGTTTGAAGTTATGGAAGAACGTCAAATTTCTATTGATGGAACCACCTATAAAATGAAACCTCCATTTATGGTGTTAGCAACACAAAATCCAATTGAGCAGGAGGGAACTTATGCGCTACCAGAAGCGCAATTAGACCGATTTTTATTTAAAATAGATGTTGGTTATCCTAATTTAGATGAAGAGATTTTAATTCTAAAATCACATCAAGATAGAAAAGGAACGTTGCCACAAAATCTAATTACGTCATTACTTTCTGAAGCTGATTTATTAGAGTATAAAAACAAGGTATTTGAAGTGTTGGTTGAAGAAAAAATTATGCGGTATATAGCTCAAATAATTACAAAAACACGTAACCATCCACATTTGTATTTAGGTGGTTCACCTAGAGCAAGTATTGCAATTTTAAATGCATCTAAGGCGTATGCAGCAATAAACGGACGCGATTTTGTAATTCCAGAAGATATTAAAAAAGTTATATTTCCTGTATTACGCCATCGATTAATTTTAACTCCAGAGCGCGAAATGGAAGGTTTAACTACAGATAAAGTTATTGAAATGATTGTTCAATCAGTTGAAGTTCCTAGATAG
- a CDS encoding DUF4350 domain-containing protein, giving the protein MDRKAKIYAVLFVLLIFGYIYLESTKKQPINWFPSYVSKHKIPFGTYVLNQELSNLFPSTKVETVNIPPYIYLQDSTRTGTYFFVDDALNFGDTEFFRLMEFVERGNDVFISTHGMNIDTLNFETERLVSKNLDEKVFFKQLNKSFKGREYSFDRPFINQIFTKIDTINTVILGITGYVNSEEERTEEGVNFVKRPYGKGNFYLHTFPEAFTNYNMLYETNHQHTANILSYLRDDIPILWDAYYKTGKSRITSPLQYLLGSKHLKWAYYMALIGVLFFIIFEGKRKQRSIPIIKPLKNQTLAFTQTISNMYFEKQEHKNIAEHKISYLLEYVRVKLNISTTKIDAEFYNNVAMRSGNTKEDVEKLFKFCDAIHLKNQITNEELIKLNTLIEKFKKTIQYGK; this is encoded by the coding sequence TTGGATAGAAAAGCAAAAATATATGCTGTACTGTTTGTACTCTTAATTTTCGGATATATTTATTTGGAAAGTACAAAAAAACAGCCTATAAATTGGTTTCCAAGTTATGTGTCTAAACACAAAATTCCTTTTGGAACCTATGTTTTAAATCAAGAATTAAGCAATTTATTCCCTTCAACTAAAGTAGAAACAGTAAACATTCCACCTTATATTTATTTACAAGATTCAACAAGAACAGGAACCTATTTTTTTGTAGATGATGCATTAAATTTTGGTGATACAGAATTTTTTAGATTAATGGAATTTGTGGAACGTGGTAACGATGTATTTATTTCTACCCACGGAATGAATATTGATACTTTAAATTTTGAAACCGAACGTTTGGTTAGTAAAAATTTAGATGAAAAAGTATTTTTTAAGCAATTAAATAAATCGTTTAAAGGAAGAGAATATTCTTTTGATAGACCTTTTATAAATCAAATTTTTACAAAAATAGATACCATAAATACTGTAATTCTAGGTATTACAGGTTATGTAAATTCTGAAGAAGAACGTACAGAAGAAGGTGTTAATTTTGTAAAACGTCCTTATGGAAAAGGTAATTTTTATTTGCATACATTTCCAGAAGCGTTTACAAATTATAATATGTTGTACGAAACCAATCATCAACATACAGCAAATATTTTATCGTATTTAAGAGATGATATTCCAATTTTATGGGATGCTTATTATAAAACTGGAAAAAGTAGAATTACTTCTCCTTTACAATATTTACTAGGTTCTAAACATTTAAAATGGGCATATTATATGGCATTAATAGGTGTTTTGTTCTTTATTATTTTTGAAGGGAAAAGAAAACAACGCAGTATTCCAATTATAAAACCATTAAAAAATCAAACACTTGCTTTTACACAAACTATTTCTAATATGTATTTTGAAAAGCAAGAACACAAAAATATTGCAGAACATAAAATAAGTTATTTGTTAGAATATGTAAGAGTTAAGCTAAATATTTCAACAACAAAAATAGATGCAGAGTTTTATAACAATGTAGCAATGCGTAGTGGAAATACTAAAGAAGACGTTGAAAAATTGTTCAAATTTTGTGATGCCATTCATTTAAAAAACCAAATTACAAACGAAGAGCTTATTAAATTGAACACATTAATAGAAAAATTTAAAAAAACAATTCAATATGGAAAATAA
- a CDS encoding DUF4129 domain-containing protein, which translates to MHKILFFILFLMFSAGVYAQADSLVVKNDKSSIVQKKFDTNALEKYNSDKDFDYSEAKETKDPTLIERLFNWLSRQFLRFLEWIFGVQYAKGIFGSILQALPYIIVGILLFLLIKFFLKVNSNSIVSSASNKAVVSITDDEELIKNKDLNKLIEQAIALKNYRLAVRYYYLNILKQLEDTQVITWEQQKTNEDYIQEISKEAIKSSFKDLTRLYDFVWYGNFEINENEFVKVTRNFEAITNLINSK; encoded by the coding sequence ATGCATAAAATACTGTTTTTTATACTTTTTTTAATGTTTTCGGCGGGTGTGTATGCCCAAGCCGATTCACTTGTTGTAAAAAATGATAAAAGCAGTATAGTTCAAAAGAAATTTGATACGAACGCTTTAGAAAAGTACAATTCTGATAAAGATTTCGATTATTCAGAAGCTAAAGAAACTAAAGATCCAACATTAATAGAACGCTTGTTTAATTGGTTAAGTAGGCAATTTTTACGCTTTTTAGAATGGATTTTTGGTGTGCAATACGCTAAAGGTATTTTTGGCAGTATTTTACAAGCATTACCTTATATAATTGTAGGTATATTACTGTTTTTATTAATTAAATTCTTTTTAAAAGTAAATTCTAATTCAATAGTTTCTAGCGCTTCAAATAAAGCGGTTGTATCTATTACAGATGATGAGGAATTGATAAAAAATAAAGATCTTAATAAATTAATAGAGCAAGCAATAGCACTTAAAAATTACAGATTAGCAGTTCGTTATTATTATTTAAATATATTAAAACAACTTGAAGATACTCAGGTTATTACTTGGGAGCAACAAAAAACAAACGAAGATTATATTCAAGAAATTTCTAAAGAAGCTATAAAAAGTTCGTTTAAAGATCTAACAAGATTGTACGATTTTGTTTGGTATGGAAATTTTGAAATTAATGAAAATGAGTTTGTAAAAGTTACTAGAAATTTTGAAGCAATAACTAATTTAATAAATAGTAAATAA